The Streptomyces sp. NBC_00691 genome has a segment encoding these proteins:
- a CDS encoding PucR family transcriptional regulator, producing MTEREPVEGYLEGYAEILTGVCETRRRLTLEERSALRALGERAAEAGIGLRDLIRAHLSAAQRVRPGLPRAAADHLLSAVEQAVDAFAEGHERAQHLAMRQEEAARREFIDDLLYGRSDLGRLAERAERFGLLLSHAHAVAVAQGPEPYSDGYAVTRAVESSLVARFGNRRILLTTKEGRLICVAPADEPDVLTHFAKQAYAATDGGQVAIGRAHPGAGGVVHSYEEALNALDLAARMNLDEPVLRAADLLVYPVLTRDRQAMADLVRTVLGPLQQARGGAKPLLDTLTAYFDTGCVTAQAARRLSLSVRAMTYRLDRIHRLTGADPGDPVQRYTLQTAVVGARLLDWPDQPL from the coding sequence GTGACGGAGAGGGAACCGGTCGAGGGGTACCTGGAGGGGTACGCCGAGATCCTGACGGGCGTGTGCGAGACCCGCCGCAGGCTCACCCTGGAGGAGCGCTCGGCCCTCCGCGCCCTCGGAGAACGGGCCGCCGAAGCAGGCATCGGGCTGCGGGACCTCATCCGGGCTCACCTCTCCGCCGCGCAGCGGGTACGCCCCGGGCTGCCGAGGGCAGCCGCCGACCACCTCCTGTCCGCCGTGGAACAGGCCGTCGACGCCTTCGCCGAGGGGCACGAGCGGGCACAGCACCTGGCGATGCGCCAGGAGGAGGCCGCCCGGCGGGAATTCATCGACGACCTGCTGTACGGCCGCAGCGACCTCGGCAGGCTGGCCGAGCGCGCCGAACGCTTCGGACTGCTCCTGTCCCACGCCCACGCCGTGGCCGTCGCCCAGGGACCGGAACCCTACAGCGACGGCTACGCGGTCACCCGTGCCGTCGAGTCCTCGCTCGTCGCCCGCTTCGGCAACCGCCGCATCCTGCTCACCACCAAGGAGGGCCGGCTGATCTGCGTCGCCCCCGCCGACGAACCCGACGTGCTCACCCACTTCGCCAAACAGGCGTACGCCGCCACGGACGGCGGCCAGGTGGCGATCGGGCGCGCGCACCCGGGAGCGGGCGGCGTCGTCCACTCCTACGAGGAAGCCCTCAACGCGCTGGACCTCGCCGCTCGCATGAACCTCGACGAGCCGGTCCTGCGCGCCGCCGACCTCCTCGTCTACCCGGTCCTCACCCGCGACCGGCAGGCCATGGCCGACCTGGTCCGCACCGTCCTCGGCCCGCTGCAGCAGGCACGAGGAGGCGCGAAGCCCCTCCTGGACACCCTCACGGCGTACTTCGACACCGGCTGCGTCACCGCCCAGGCGGCCCGCCGCCTCAGCCTCAGCGTGCGGGCGATGACGTACCGTCTCGACCGCATCCACCGCCTGACCGGCGCCGACCCCGGCGATCCCGTCCAGCGCTACACGCTCCAAACGGCCGTCGTCGGAGCCAGGCTCCTGGACTGGCCCGACCAGCCCCTGTGA
- a CDS encoding DUF3040 domain-containing protein codes for MSHSPDEQRILGEIERRLACDDPALATLIDSLNAQFPRASDVSAGARAARRNPRVVAAAALTVIALLGLILTAMLGSRSAPATGEDGGPAALPPLAAVSGAYEGRALP; via the coding sequence ATGAGCCACTCCCCTGACGAGCAGCGGATTCTCGGCGAGATCGAACGGCGTCTGGCTTGCGACGATCCCGCTCTGGCCACCCTGATCGACTCGCTGAACGCGCAGTTCCCCCGGGCGTCGGACGTGTCCGCGGGCGCCCGAGCCGCGCGCCGCAACCCCCGCGTCGTGGCGGCTGCGGCCCTGACCGTCATCGCGCTGCTGGGGCTGATCCTCACCGCCATGCTGGGCAGCCGGTCGGCCCCGGCGACGGGAGAGGACGGGGGACCTGCGGCGCTCCCGCCCCTCGCGGCGGTCTCAGGGGCATACGAAGGCCGCGCTCTCCCGTAG
- a CDS encoding tyrosine-type recombinase/integrase produces the protein MPVLVRHVEDRYERLASLLELARAVPLGESFEHGGRRYSRTDSWEDRRQAKLVAEPTVRVTDHGTGELIHVTIAEDTAFWEWASIEVLRHSGIRVEELVELTHLSIRQYERSNGEVIALLVVAPSKTERERVIPMSTELFHAIAQIVRRQTRDGQPIPLLTRYDPHERIWLGPMPFLFQRHRGSVRAVMSPSTVLEMLGRTCEELAKTNPAFAGTKVTPHGFRRLFATDIVNGGLPIHIGAALLGHLNLRTTQGYVAVFAEDIVKHYQEFLNHRRTLRPADEYTDATTQEWAEFEEHFDKRKVELGNCARPYGSPCQHEHACIRCPMLQVNPKMLPRLAEIEKDLILRRKRAEDEQWLGEIEGIDMTLTFVRTKQADAARLTQRSPVVLGIPTTRPSSTTGKRQR, from the coding sequence TTGCCGGTCCTCGTCCGGCACGTCGAGGACCGCTACGAGCGCCTGGCCAGCCTGTTGGAACTCGCCCGGGCGGTCCCGCTGGGGGAATCCTTCGAGCACGGGGGCCGCCGCTATAGCCGCACCGATTCCTGGGAGGACAGGCGCCAGGCGAAGCTCGTGGCCGAGCCGACCGTCAGGGTCACCGACCACGGCACCGGCGAGCTGATCCACGTGACGATCGCCGAGGACACGGCGTTCTGGGAATGGGCGTCCATCGAGGTCCTGCGACACAGTGGCATCCGCGTCGAGGAACTCGTCGAGCTCACCCATCTCAGCATCCGCCAATACGAGCGTTCCAACGGCGAGGTTATCGCCCTCCTGGTCGTCGCCCCCTCGAAGACTGAACGCGAGCGCGTCATTCCGATGTCCACCGAGCTCTTCCACGCCATCGCCCAGATCGTCCGCCGCCAGACCCGCGACGGCCAGCCCATTCCCCTCCTGACCCGCTACGACCCCCACGAGAGGATCTGGCTGGGCCCCATGCCGTTCCTGTTCCAGCGTCACCGGGGCAGCGTCCGCGCGGTCATGTCACCCAGCACCGTGCTCGAAATGCTCGGCCGCACCTGCGAAGAACTCGCCAAGACAAACCCCGCCTTCGCCGGGACTAAAGTCACTCCGCACGGCTTCCGCCGGCTCTTCGCCACCGACATCGTCAACGGCGGTCTGCCGATCCACATCGGCGCGGCCCTACTCGGACACCTGAATCTGCGGACCACACAGGGCTACGTCGCGGTTTTCGCCGAGGACATCGTCAAGCACTACCAGGAGTTCCTGAACCATCGCCGGACCCTGCGGCCCGCCGACGAATACACCGACGCCACCACCCAGGAGTGGGCGGAGTTCGAGGAGCACTTCGACAAGCGCAAGGTCGAACTCGGCAACTGTGCTCGCCCCTACGGATCACCCTGTCAACATGAGCACGCCTGCATCCGATGCCCGATGCTGCAGGTCAACCCCAAGATGCTGCCCAGGCTGGCGGAGATCGAGAAGGACCTGATCCTCCGCCGCAAGCGGGCCGAGGATGAACAGTGGCTCGGCGAGATCGAAGGCATCGACATGACCTTGACTTTCGTCCGCACCAAGCAAGCCGACGCCGCCCGCCTCACACAACGGTCACCCGTCGTGCTCGGCATCCCGACCACCCGCCCCAGCTCAACTACCGGCAAACGTCAGCGATGA
- a CDS encoding FG-GAP repeat domain-containing protein translates to MSRLDTSPNEPNVSTNGYSDHAPVIARLGGERTPGDLSGDGKPDLVAIDTAGRLRLYHGDGKGGTAPYLGNGVAANYEEIGDRGWLGASVSHRGDFTRDGLEDVVARVGTQLRVYPSRFSGARLAPPTVVADNLRRTPRSSPPAT, encoded by the coding sequence ATGAGCCGCCTGGACACCTCACCGAACGAGCCGAACGTGTCGACGAACGGCTACTCCGACCACGCCCCGGTGATCGCGCGTCTGGGCGGCGAGCGTACGCCCGGCGACCTGAGCGGTGACGGCAAGCCCGACCTCGTCGCCATCGACACGGCGGGGAGGCTGCGTCTCTACCACGGTGACGGAAAGGGCGGCACAGCCCCGTACCTGGGTAACGGTGTCGCGGCCAACTACGAGGAGATCGGAGACCGCGGCTGGCTCGGTGCATCCGTCAGCCACCGCGGGGACTTCACCCGTGACGGCCTGGAAGACGTCGTGGCGCGCGTCGGCACCCAGCTGCGCGTCTACCCGAGCCGATTCTCCGGCGCCCGTCTCGCGCCTCCCACCGTCGTCGCCGACAACCTCCGACGAACGCCCAGGTCGTCACCGCCGGCGACATGA
- a CDS encoding FG-GAP repeat domain-containing protein: MNNDGDADIVVSADGKLWLYENDSNAAVLPAVMPRVEIGNGGWSPMTITAPGDLDKDGHPDLLVRDTRDGLLYRYNGSAMFGTRTPIGSGYTTTSRPLIAGAADADRDGSADMWTTTGTGTLTFYGNPAGGANTVVGASGWGTITPSADPFPRAPVFPTEGSKQAPPHQRHRWRNRPVEFCSAGRKAVRPSPPP, translated from the coding sequence ATGAACAACGACGGCGACGCGGACATCGTCGTCTCCGCCGACGGCAAGCTGTGGCTGTACGAGAACGACTCGAACGCGGCCGTCCTGCCGGCCGTGATGCCCCGAGTCGAGATCGGCAACGGCGGCTGGTCGCCCATGACCATCACCGCACCCGGCGACCTGGACAAGGACGGTCACCCCGACCTGCTCGTCCGTGACACGCGGGACGGACTCCTCTACCGCTACAACGGAAGCGCCATGTTCGGCACCCGGACCCCGATCGGTTCCGGGTACACCACGACCAGCCGGCCGCTGATCGCCGGCGCCGCCGACGCCGACCGCGACGGCTCCGCCGACATGTGGACGACCACCGGCACCGGAACCCTCACCTTCTACGGCAACCCTGCCGGGGGCGCCAACACCGTGGTCGGCGCCAGTGGCTGGGGCACCATCACGCCATCAGCTGACCCATTCCCTCGAGCCCCGGTTTTTCCGACCGAAGGGTCGAAGCAGGCCCCGCCACATCAACGACACCGTTGGCGAAACCGGCCCGTCGAGTTCTGCTCGGCGGGCCGGAAGGCTGTCCGACCCTCGCCCCCACCCTGA
- a CDS encoding flavodoxin family protein, which yields MEAKETTPLRAVALVCTLSPSPKESSSQLLAEQTMEALAEHGVSGKVIRIADHDVRTGVAVDLGGGDAWPDIRETILGTDILILSTPIWLGHPSSVVQRVMERLNAEIGESDDKGRMLTYGKVAAVCVVGNEDGAHHVSAELFQGLNDCGFTLPANAVTYWVGEAMQATDYQDLDKTPEKTAATTKTLAANTAHLARRLKYAAYPPS from the coding sequence ATGGAAGCCAAAGAGACCACTCCGCTGCGGGCTGTCGCCCTCGTCTGTACTCTCTCTCCGTCGCCGAAGGAGTCCAGCTCGCAGCTTCTGGCCGAGCAGACCATGGAGGCGCTTGCCGAGCACGGTGTGAGCGGCAAGGTGATCCGCATCGCCGATCACGACGTCCGTACCGGTGTCGCCGTTGACCTCGGCGGCGGAGATGCCTGGCCGGACATCCGCGAGACGATTCTCGGCACGGACATCCTGATTCTGTCGACGCCGATCTGGCTGGGGCACCCCTCCAGCGTCGTGCAGCGTGTGATGGAGCGACTGAACGCGGAGATCGGCGAGAGCGACGACAAGGGCCGGATGCTCACCTACGGCAAGGTCGCCGCGGTCTGCGTGGTCGGTAACGAGGACGGCGCGCACCACGTCAGCGCCGAGCTGTTCCAAGGCCTCAACGACTGCGGCTTCACCCTCCCCGCCAACGCCGTCACGTACTGGGTCGGCGAGGCCATGCAGGCTACCGACTACCAGGACCTCGACAAGACCCCGGAGAAGACGGCGGCCACGACCAAGACGCTCGCTGCGAACACCGCCCATCTCGCACGGCGCCTGAAGTACGCCGCCTACCCGCCCTCATGA
- a CDS encoding aromatic acid exporter family protein yields MPDWGTLWKSVRTPVAEAVGFVQRGLRRTGSERDDLVLGLKTALAATAAWVLARHLLPPAVSTFAPFTALVAVQATVYRSLRDCAQYMGAMAVGAALAASLAAAAGIHGWSFGLLTLLALAVGRFRPLGAHGTQVAIVGFFAYSSGQGQIDYIGYLIASVVLGAVCGIAAHLVLAPARHTRHRQEAVADLITGIEERMGDLADTFDVREPDADEVHELREAWRHLSSDADRIRYAIDDEAENSRLNPRPSIADSAGALIRARTALDVAQRCQDHLRSVSRSLDFAVSSGELLSLPASFRSAYATLLRAAATALHHIGRQDHADLRDFETALEQAVIELEEVRRQVLIEQDGRSGQTAVQGTLLTDGGRLVEELRHHN; encoded by the coding sequence ATGCCCGACTGGGGCACGCTGTGGAAGAGCGTCCGGACACCCGTGGCAGAGGCTGTGGGCTTCGTGCAGCGCGGGCTGCGCCGCACCGGCAGCGAGCGGGATGATCTGGTCCTTGGGCTGAAGACCGCGCTGGCCGCCACTGCGGCCTGGGTGCTGGCCCGTCATCTGCTGCCTCCCGCCGTCTCCACTTTCGCCCCGTTCACCGCGCTGGTGGCAGTGCAGGCGACGGTCTACCGGTCGCTGAGGGACTGCGCGCAGTACATGGGCGCGATGGCGGTCGGCGCCGCTCTGGCGGCGTCGCTGGCTGCGGCGGCAGGTATCCACGGCTGGTCCTTCGGTCTGCTGACGCTCCTGGCATTGGCCGTGGGCCGGTTCCGGCCGCTGGGGGCGCACGGTACGCAGGTCGCCATCGTCGGCTTCTTCGCCTACTCCTCCGGACAGGGCCAGATCGATTACATCGGCTACCTGATCGCCTCTGTGGTGCTCGGCGCCGTCTGCGGTATCGCCGCGCACCTCGTCCTTGCGCCCGCACGGCACACCCGGCACCGCCAGGAAGCGGTTGCCGATCTCATCACGGGCATCGAGGAGCGTATGGGCGATCTTGCCGACACGTTCGATGTACGGGAGCCCGATGCGGACGAGGTCCATGAGCTGCGGGAGGCATGGCGGCACCTGTCCTCGGACGCCGACCGGATCCGGTACGCGATCGACGATGAGGCGGAGAACAGCCGTCTCAACCCGCGTCCCAGCATCGCCGACTCTGCCGGCGCCCTGATCCGCGCCCGTACCGCGCTCGATGTCGCGCAGCGCTGCCAGGACCACCTCCGCTCAGTGAGCCGCAGTCTCGACTTCGCCGTCAGCAGCGGCGAACTCCTCTCGCTGCCGGCATCCTTCCGGTCCGCATACGCCACCCTGTTGCGGGCCGCGGCGACAGCGCTGCACCACATCGGCCGACAGGACCATGCCGACCTGCGGGATTTCGAGACAGCGCTCGAGCAGGCCGTCATCGAACTCGAGGAGGTCCGCCGGCAGGTACTGATCGAGCAGGACGGCCGGTCTGGGCAGACCGCGGTGCAGGGCACCTTGCTGACCGACGGCGGTCGCCTGGTGGAAGAACTGCGACACCACAACTGA
- a CDS encoding hemerythrin domain-containing protein, producing MDGIVLLKNDHKTVEKLFKQFEKAGENAFAEKRKLADQVIEELTTHTWIEEKIFYPAAREAAPDTKDHVLESVEEHHVVLWMLSELKGMDPSDERFDAKMSVLMENVRHHVEEEEKEWFPEVRKAMGRNRLTQLGEEMEAAKATAPTDPLAVPSAEQ from the coding sequence GTGGACGGGATCGTGCTGCTCAAGAATGACCACAAGACGGTGGAGAAGCTGTTCAAGCAGTTCGAGAAGGCCGGGGAGAACGCGTTCGCAGAGAAGCGGAAGCTGGCGGACCAAGTGATCGAGGAACTCACCACGCACACCTGGATCGAGGAGAAGATCTTCTACCCGGCCGCCCGGGAGGCCGCCCCCGACACGAAGGATCATGTCCTGGAGAGCGTCGAGGAGCACCACGTGGTGTTGTGGATGCTGTCCGAGCTCAAGGGCATGGACCCGTCCGACGAGCGGTTCGACGCGAAGATGTCGGTCCTGATGGAGAACGTGCGTCACCACGTGGAGGAAGAGGAGAAGGAGTGGTTTCCCGAGGTCCGCAAGGCCATGGGACGCAACAGGCTCACGCAGCTCGGCGAGGAGATGGAAGCCGCCAAGGCGACGGCACCGACCGATCCGCTTGCCGTCCCGAGCGCTGAGCAGTAG
- a CDS encoding isochorismatase family cysteine hydrolase, which translates to MARSALVVIDMISRYEHPVAELLLPSVREVLPHIRTAIKRARQAQVPVIYVNDNFGQWRSHHGEILDSALAGPHRELVEPLQPDEDSPFVVEARHPIFYETPLAYLLSTLDVGRLVLCGQVTEQCVLYSALDAHIRHLTVTVVRDAVAHIYPDLAQAALHMMKRNTSADIRLAADLDFSAGAVSRHTDRRRPEAHLSKR; encoded by the coding sequence GTGGCCAGGAGCGCGCTGGTCGTCATCGACATGATCAGCCGGTACGAGCATCCAGTAGCGGAGCTGCTTCTTCCGTCCGTCCGCGAAGTACTCCCCCACATCCGCACCGCCATCAAGCGGGCGCGGCAGGCGCAGGTGCCGGTCATCTACGTCAACGACAACTTCGGCCAGTGGCGCTCCCACCACGGGGAGATCCTCGACTCCGCCCTCGCCGGACCGCACCGGGAACTCGTCGAACCCCTTCAGCCGGACGAGGACTCCCCGTTCGTCGTCGAGGCCAGGCATCCGATCTTCTACGAGACCCCCCTCGCCTATCTACTCAGCACGCTCGACGTCGGCCGGCTGGTGCTGTGCGGTCAGGTCACCGAGCAGTGCGTGCTCTACTCCGCCTTGGACGCGCACATCCGACACCTGACCGTCACCGTGGTCCGGGACGCCGTGGCGCACATCTACCCTGACCTGGCGCAAGCGGCCCTGCACATGATGAAGCGCAACACAAGCGCGGACATTCGTCTCGCTGCCGACCTCGACTTCTCAGCAGGAGCTGTCTCCCGGCACACAGACCGGCGCCGGCCGGAGGCGCACCTCAGCAAGCGGTGA
- a CDS encoding cold shock domain-containing protein, translated as MPRWLGFIAQDGRPDVFAHYSSISGNGYRELVEGESVTFDVTQGQKGPQAENSAAV; from the coding sequence CTGCCCCGATGGCTCGGGTTCATCGCCCAGGACGGACGCCCGGACGTCTTCGCTCACTACTCCAGCATCTCCGGCAACGGCTACCGCGAGCTTGTCGAGGGCGAGAGCGTCACCTTTGATGTGACGCAGGGCCAGAAGGGCCCCCAGGCCGAGAACTCGGCCGCTGTGTAA
- a CDS encoding HU family DNA-binding protein, producing MNRRELTAARADRAEVTRKDADALLTALAETVGDVVARGDEKVTIPGFLTFERTHRAARTARNPQTGDPIDIPAGFSVKISAGSKLKEAAKGK from the coding sequence ATGAACCGCCGTGAGCTGACCGCCGCCCGGGCCGACCGCGCCGAGGTGACCCGCAAGGACGCCGACGCGCTGCTGACGGCGCTCGCCGAGACCGTCGGCGATGTCGTTGCCAGGGGCGATGAGAAGGTCACCATCCCCGGCTTCCTCACCTTCGAGCGCACCCACCGCGCCGCGCGCACCGCCCGGAACCCGCAGACGGGCGACCCGATCGACATCCCGGCGGGCTTCAGCGTGAAGATCTCCGCGGGCTCGAAGCTCAAGGAAGCCGCCAAGGGCAAGTAG
- a CDS encoding SRPBCC family protein, whose product MSQVEESVEVDVPVRTAYNQWTQFESFPHFMDGVERVDQHTDTMTRWVAKIGGVTKEFEAKITEQIPDERVAWTTLSGEVRQAGVVTFHRLDENRTKVMLQLDYDPDGFAENVGDKLGFVKRQITGDLKRFKEYIEDRGRESGSWRGEV is encoded by the coding sequence ATGTCGCAGGTCGAAGAGTCCGTTGAGGTCGACGTTCCCGTGCGTACTGCCTACAACCAGTGGACCCAGTTCGAGTCGTTCCCGCACTTCATGGACGGGGTGGAGCGCGTCGATCAGCACACCGACACCATGACGCGCTGGGTCGCCAAGATCGGCGGAGTGACCAAGGAGTTCGAGGCGAAGATCACCGAACAGATCCCCGACGAGCGGGTCGCCTGGACGACGCTGAGCGGCGAGGTCAGGCAGGCCGGCGTGGTCACCTTCCACCGCCTTGATGAGAACAGGACGAAGGTGATGCTGCAGCTCGACTACGACCCGGACGGCTTCGCGGAGAACGTCGGCGACAAGCTCGGCTTCGTGAAACGCCAGATCACCGGCGACCTGAAGCGGTTCAAGGAGTACATCGAGGACCGCGGTCGCGAGAGCGGGTCCTGGCGGGGCGAGGTCTGA
- a CDS encoding DUF1214 domain-containing protein — protein sequence MPSSPASGTAPTSTPTPCTRTPPPTPTAAPSTAPTLTCHFDAGDTPPVDGFWSLTMMNRRQLFADNPLDRYAIGDRSGMRTNPDGSLDIHVQHEHPGLELESNWLPAPAGSFNVFLRLYQPRQEALSGAWTPPTLRRTG from the coding sequence GTGCCGTCATCACCCGCTTCGGGTACGGCGCCAACCTCGACGCCGACGCCCTGTACCCGCACGCCACCACCGACTCCGACGGCCGCGCCCTCGACGGCTCCCACACTTACGTGCCACTTCGACGCCGGGGACACCCCGCCCGTCGACGGCTTCTGGTCCCTCACGATGATGAACCGGCGACAGCTCTTCGCCGACAACCCGCTCGACCGGTACGCGATCGGCGATCGCAGCGGTATGCGGACCAACCCCGACGGGTCCCTGGACATCCATGTCCAGCACGAGCACCCCGGGCTCGAACTCGAGAGCAACTGGCTCCCCGCCCCGGCGGGCAGCTTCAACGTCTTCCTCCGCCTGTACCAGCCCCGACAGGAGGCCCTCAGCGGCGCCTGGACGCCGCCCACGCTGCGACGCACCGGCTGA
- a CDS encoding cysteine hydrolase family protein produces MDRSGLIVIDMLNTYEHEDAEVLVVSVRTALPGVKALLERARAAEAPVVYVNDNFGRWRSHHGEILEAALAGPRADLVEPIVPDEESLFVVKARHSVFYETPLPYLLGQLDVRRVVLCGQVTEQCVLYSALDAHIRHLDVVVATDAVAHIDAELADAALRMMERNMAAELRRSGGISFEDARSN; encoded by the coding sequence GTGGACCGGAGCGGACTCATCGTGATCGACATGCTGAATACCTACGAGCATGAGGATGCCGAGGTGCTGGTGGTCTCCGTCCGTACGGCGCTGCCGGGTGTGAAGGCGCTCCTGGAGCGGGCCCGGGCCGCAGAGGCGCCGGTGGTATATGTGAACGACAATTTCGGCCGCTGGCGTTCCCACCATGGCGAGATCCTCGAAGCGGCTTTGGCCGGCCCCCGTGCGGATCTGGTGGAGCCGATCGTGCCGGACGAGGAGTCGCTGTTCGTCGTCAAGGCGCGGCACTCCGTCTTCTACGAGACGCCTCTGCCCTACCTGCTGGGTCAGCTGGACGTGCGGCGGGTGGTGTTGTGCGGGCAGGTGACCGAGCAGTGCGTGCTGTACTCGGCGCTGGACGCCCACATCCGGCACCTCGACGTCGTCGTGGCCACGGATGCGGTCGCCCACATCGACGCCGAGCTCGCGGATGCGGCGCTGCGGATGATGGAGCGCAACATGGCTGCCGAACTCCGCCGGAGCGGCGGCATCAGCTTCGAGGACGCCCGCTCGAACTGA
- a CDS encoding SDR family NAD(P)-dependent oxidoreductase, whose product MNQNRELAVVTGASSGIGFELARQLADRGYDLIVNSADEEGLRVAAVEIRDRTGAVVQTVQADLRHYEDAERLVTAVAATGRPVAVAALNAGVGEGGAFLDTDLEDELEIVDLNVRSTVHLAKQLLRPMAAAGGGRMLITSSIASTMPGSFQAVYNASKSFLQSFSQALQNELKDTPVTVTALMPGPTDTDFFRRADMGDTKVGQGEKDDPAQVAEQGLDALLAGKDKVIAGSLRTKAQGLANKVLPDSLKAEGHRRMAGPGSGDQ is encoded by the coding sequence ATGAACCAGAACCGAGAACTTGCGGTCGTGACCGGCGCTTCCAGCGGTATCGGGTTCGAACTGGCCCGCCAGCTCGCCGATCGCGGCTACGACCTGATCGTCAACTCCGCCGACGAAGAAGGTCTGCGCGTCGCGGCGGTCGAAATCAGGGACCGCACCGGAGCAGTGGTGCAGACCGTACAGGCCGACCTGCGCCACTACGAGGACGCCGAACGGCTCGTCACCGCGGTGGCCGCCACAGGTCGGCCTGTGGCCGTCGCTGCTCTCAACGCCGGCGTCGGCGAAGGCGGGGCGTTTCTCGATACCGACCTGGAGGACGAGCTCGAGATCGTCGACCTGAACGTCCGTTCCACGGTGCATCTGGCCAAGCAGCTGCTGCGGCCGATGGCCGCGGCGGGCGGGGGTCGAATGCTGATCACCTCCTCGATTGCCTCCACCATGCCGGGCTCGTTCCAGGCCGTCTACAACGCCTCGAAGTCATTTCTTCAGTCGTTCTCGCAGGCTTTGCAGAACGAGCTGAAGGACACGCCGGTGACGGTGACCGCGCTGATGCCTGGCCCCACCGACACCGACTTCTTCCGCCGCGCGGACATGGGCGACACCAAGGTCGGCCAGGGTGAGAAGGACGATCCCGCCCAGGTCGCGGAGCAGGGCCTGGACGCGCTCTTGGCCGGCAAGGACAAGGTCATCGCCGGATCTCTGAGGACCAAGGCACAAGGCCTTGCGAACAAGGTCCTGCCCGACAGCCTCAAGGCCGAAGGGCACCGCCGGATGGCCGGACCCGGATCCGGCGACCAGTAG
- a CDS encoding flavodoxin family protein produces the protein MDTTTETTPLRAVALVCTLSPSPKPSSSQLLAEQTMAALADHGVTGKVVRIADHDVKPGVETDMGEGDAWPEIRATILGCDILILSTPIWLGHPSSVAQRVLERLNAELGESDDEGRMLTYGKAAAVCVVGNEDGAHHVSAELFQGLNDVGFSLAPNAVTYWVGEAMQGTDYQDLDKTPEKTAAATKTLATNTAHLARRLKSAPYPPSS, from the coding sequence ATGGACACCACTACCGAAACCACGCCCCTGCGCGCCGTCGCTCTCGTCTGCACGCTCTCGCCGTCGCCGAAGCCGTCCAGCTCGCAGCTGCTGGCCGAACAGACGATGGCCGCGCTCGCTGATCACGGCGTCACCGGAAAGGTGGTCCGCATCGCCGACCACGACGTCAAGCCCGGCGTCGAGACCGACATGGGCGAGGGCGACGCCTGGCCGGAGATTCGCGCCACGATTTTGGGCTGCGACATCCTGATCCTGTCGACGCCGATCTGGCTCGGCCACCCTTCCAGCGTCGCCCAGCGCGTCCTGGAGCGCCTGAATGCCGAACTGGGTGAGAGCGACGACGAGGGCCGCATGCTCACCTACGGAAAAGCCGCCGCGGTGTGCGTGGTCGGCAACGAAGACGGCGCCCACCACGTCAGCGCCGAACTCTTCCAGGGCCTCAACGACGTCGGATTCTCCCTCGCCCCGAACGCGGTGACCTACTGGGTCGGCGAGGCCATGCAGGGCACCGACTACCAGGACCTCGACAAGACCCCCGAGAAGACTGCGGCCGCCACCAAGACCCTCGCCACGAACACCGCCCACCTCGCCCGCCGCCTCAAGTCCGCCCCCTACCCGCCCTCCTCCTGA